The following are encoded in a window of Rhodomicrobium lacus genomic DNA:
- a CDS encoding HpcH/HpaI aldolase/citrate lyase family protein: MIKPRRSVLYMPGSNARALEKAKTLPADALILDLEDAVAPDAKELARNQVCEAVKAGGYGAHKIVIRVNGFSTPYGEADFAAALEAMPDAILLPKVESAADLDLARKRAPKGTSISLWAMIETPLAIFNLKEIAQAAASNELPLTCFVLGTNDLVKATRVQPGADRLPLLAWLSLTVAAARAYGIAVVDGVYNSIKDEEGFRAECVQGRALGMDGKTLIHPNQLAICNEVFSPSADEIAAATKIVDAFNLPENQGKGAISLDGRMVERLHADIARQTLALAEAIAGPKH; the protein is encoded by the coding sequence ATGATCAAGCCTCGCCGCAGCGTCCTTTACATGCCCGGCTCGAACGCGCGCGCGCTCGAAAAGGCGAAAACGCTGCCCGCCGACGCGCTCATTCTCGACCTCGAAGACGCAGTCGCACCCGACGCAAAGGAGCTTGCCCGCAATCAGGTTTGCGAAGCGGTGAAGGCGGGAGGCTACGGCGCGCACAAGATCGTCATCCGTGTGAACGGCTTCTCGACGCCCTACGGCGAGGCGGATTTCGCGGCGGCGCTCGAAGCGATGCCCGACGCGATCCTACTGCCGAAGGTCGAGTCGGCGGCAGATCTCGACCTCGCTCGCAAGCGGGCGCCGAAGGGCACGTCCATCTCGCTCTGGGCGATGATCGAGACGCCGCTTGCCATTTTCAACCTGAAGGAAATCGCGCAGGCCGCCGCCTCGAACGAGCTGCCGCTGACCTGTTTCGTGCTCGGCACCAACGACCTCGTGAAGGCCACGCGCGTTCAACCGGGCGCGGATCGCCTGCCGCTCCTCGCATGGCTGTCGCTGACGGTCGCCGCCGCGCGCGCCTACGGCATTGCGGTCGTCGACGGCGTCTACAATTCGATCAAGGACGAGGAAGGATTCCGCGCGGAATGCGTGCAAGGCCGCGCGCTGGGCATGGACGGAAAGACGCTCATCCATCCGAATCAGCTCGCCATCTGCAACGAGGTGTTTTCGCCTTCGGCCGATGAAATCGCCGCCGCGACGAAGATCGTCGACGCGTTCAACCTGCCTGAGAACCAAGGCAAGGGCGCGATCAGCCTCGACGGGCGCATGGTGGAGCGCCTCCATGCCGACATAGCGCGGCAGACGCTCGCCCTTGCGGAAGCCATCGCGGGGCCGAAGCATTAG
- the chrA gene encoding chromate efflux transporter has translation MATEAQPPAGKGPQTGNILEVLLVFLRLGLTSFGGPIAHLGYFREELVVRRKWLDEQAYAELVGLCQFLPGPASSQVSFSIGLMRAGYGGALAAWIGFTLPSAVALVLFAYGAGALDGPVGRGLVHGLKLVAVAIVAQAVWHMARTLCPDRERASIAVVSALVILFSSSSAAQIGAIALGGAAGLWLCRHAPPVPPRPIRMPVSRSAGVLALIAFFGLLIGLPLVDVMTSSPLVSLFDAFFRSGALVFGGGHVVLPLLSEAIVAPGWVSESAFLAGYGAAQAMPGPLFTFAAYLGTVATIGPRGIAGAVLGLIGIFLPGILILLGTLPFWDTFRQRRGAQAAMSGVNAAVVGLLAAALYDPVWTGSVTSIGDFGIALAGLVLLTAWRAPPLAVVVFSALGGIAMALAH, from the coding sequence ATGGCGACGGAGGCGCAGCCGCCTGCTGGAAAAGGCCCGCAAACGGGAAACATCCTTGAAGTTCTTTTGGTGTTCCTCAGGCTTGGCCTTACCTCCTTCGGCGGGCCCATCGCGCACCTGGGATATTTCCGCGAAGAACTCGTCGTTCGCCGGAAATGGCTCGACGAACAAGCTTACGCTGAGCTTGTCGGCCTGTGCCAGTTTCTGCCCGGCCCGGCGAGTAGTCAGGTTTCGTTCTCCATCGGGTTGATGCGGGCGGGCTATGGCGGCGCGCTCGCGGCGTGGATAGGCTTCACGCTTCCTTCTGCCGTAGCACTGGTGCTTTTCGCCTACGGCGCGGGCGCGCTCGATGGGCCTGTGGGGCGGGGCCTGGTCCACGGGCTGAAACTCGTCGCCGTCGCCATCGTGGCGCAGGCCGTCTGGCACATGGCGCGGACGCTTTGCCCGGACAGGGAGCGAGCCTCGATCGCGGTCGTGTCGGCGCTCGTCATACTTTTCAGCTCGTCTTCGGCGGCCCAGATCGGCGCGATCGCCCTCGGCGGAGCCGCGGGCCTCTGGCTTTGTCGTCACGCGCCGCCTGTGCCTCCCCGCCCGATAAGGATGCCCGTTTCCCGCAGCGCAGGCGTGCTGGCGCTGATCGCTTTCTTTGGCCTGCTGATCGGCCTGCCGCTTGTCGATGTCATGACGTCATCGCCGCTCGTCTCACTGTTCGATGCGTTCTTTCGGTCCGGCGCGCTTGTGTTCGGCGGCGGACATGTGGTGCTTCCCCTTTTAAGCGAGGCAATCGTAGCGCCGGGGTGGGTTAGCGAAAGTGCGTTTCTGGCCGGGTACGGGGCAGCTCAGGCAATGCCGGGCCCGCTCTTTACCTTTGCGGCTTACCTTGGAACCGTGGCGACCATTGGCCCGCGCGGCATCGCGGGGGCCGTGCTGGGGCTGATCGGCATTTTTCTTCCCGGTATTCTTATCCTGCTCGGGACGCTGCCCTTCTGGGATACGTTCCGCCAACGAAGAGGTGCGCAGGCCGCCATGAGTGGCGTGAACGCTGCGGTTGTCGGTCTTTTGGCCGCCGCGCTTTACGATCCTGTCTGGACCGGTTCTGTCACGTCCATCGGCGATTTCGGGATCGCGCTCGCCGGCTTGGTGCTCCTGACCGCGTGGCGCGCGCCACCCCTTGCCGTTGTCGTCTTCAGCGCGCTTGGAGGGATCGCCATGGCGTTGGCACACTGA
- a CDS encoding DEAD/DEAH box helicase, with product MTSVTFEALGLATPLLRALADENYVQPTPIQEKAIPHLLQGRDVLGLAQTGTGKTAAFALPILHLLAERQDNPKPKTARALVLVPTRELGLQIAESFKAYSRHLKLTSTVIMGGVAIGPQIRALSRGVDFLVATPGRLLDHLSQGTVDLGQTAFFVMDEADMMLDMGFIRDVRKLMKAMPRKRQSIMFSATMPKEIATLAAEILKDPVRVTIPAKTVAVERIDQRVHLVSSGNKPNMLAGLLDQPEFDRVIVFTRTKRSANRVAERLAQGGIATEAIHGNKSQAARQKALENLRIGKARVLVATDILARGIDVDSISHVINYELPNDPENYVHRIGRTARAGTDGIAISFCDMSERSSLRNIERFLGRTLPQVTDTPVIVATTANVIAAQPRPSRTRKYRPTRSSSRSASR from the coding sequence GTGACTTCTGTGACCTTCGAAGCCTTAGGGCTTGCAACCCCCCTGTTGCGCGCGCTCGCTGACGAAAACTACGTTCAGCCGACGCCGATTCAGGAAAAGGCTATCCCCCATCTTCTGCAGGGCCGCGACGTGCTCGGCCTCGCTCAGACCGGCACCGGCAAGACCGCCGCATTCGCGCTGCCCATCCTGCATCTTCTCGCGGAACGGCAGGACAACCCCAAACCGAAAACCGCGCGAGCGCTCGTCCTGGTTCCGACACGCGAACTGGGGCTGCAAATCGCCGAAAGCTTCAAGGCTTACAGCCGACACCTGAAACTGACGAGCACCGTCATCATGGGTGGCGTCGCGATCGGCCCGCAGATAAGGGCGTTGAGCCGGGGCGTGGATTTCCTTGTGGCGACCCCCGGGCGCCTGCTGGATCACTTGTCCCAAGGCACCGTCGACCTCGGGCAGACAGCCTTCTTCGTGATGGACGAAGCGGACATGATGCTCGACATGGGCTTCATTCGCGACGTTCGCAAGCTCATGAAGGCCATGCCACGGAAAAGGCAATCGATCATGTTCTCGGCCACGATGCCCAAGGAAATAGCGACGCTGGCCGCGGAAATCCTGAAAGATCCCGTCCGGGTCACCATTCCGGCGAAAACGGTCGCCGTCGAACGAATCGATCAGCGCGTTCACCTCGTCTCCTCGGGCAACAAGCCCAACATGCTCGCCGGACTGCTGGATCAGCCGGAGTTCGACCGGGTCATCGTCTTCACCCGAACCAAGCGTTCCGCCAACCGTGTCGCGGAACGTCTCGCGCAGGGCGGAATCGCCACAGAGGCCATTCACGGAAACAAGAGCCAGGCGGCGCGGCAGAAGGCGCTTGAAAATCTTCGGATAGGAAAAGCGCGCGTGCTCGTCGCGACCGATATTCTGGCGCGCGGGATCGATGTGGACAGCATCAGCCACGTCATCAATTACGAATTGCCGAACGACCCGGAAAACTACGTTCATCGGATTGGCCGAACAGCGCGCGCAGGGACCGACGGCATCGCCATCTCCTTCTGCGACATGAGTGAACGAAGCAGCCTGCGCAACATCGAACGCTTCCTCGGGCGCACGCTGCCCCAGGTGACCGATACACCGGTTATCGTCGCGACCACGGCGAACGTGATCGCAGCGCAACCGAGGCCGTCGAGGACTCGCAAATATCGCCCGACACGATCCTCCTCCAGATCGGCGTCCCGCTGA
- a CDS encoding HesB/IscA family protein gives MARSFGKVVTLTDAAAERVKAIMGRSETPVVGLRVGVKKGGCAGLEYTMEYASETRPFEEVVEEKGVRILIEPTAILYLLGTEMDYRTEKFTSGFVFKNPNQTSACGCGESVEISPAQAGE, from the coding sequence TTGGCAAGGTCTTTTGGCAAGGTCGTTACGCTGACCGATGCGGCGGCGGAGCGTGTAAAGGCCATCATGGGACGGTCCGAGACGCCCGTGGTGGGACTTCGCGTGGGCGTCAAAAAGGGCGGCTGCGCGGGGTTGGAATACACGATGGAGTATGCATCCGAGACGCGTCCCTTCGAAGAGGTGGTCGAAGAGAAGGGCGTGCGCATTCTCATCGAGCCTACGGCGATCCTCTACCTGCTCGGCACCGAAATGGATTACAGGACCGAGAAATTCACCTCGGGTTTTGTTTTCAAGAACCCGAACCAGACGAGCGCTTGCGGTTGCGGGGAGAGCGTCGAAATCAGCCCGGCGCAGGCAGGCGAGTAA
- a CDS encoding SUF system Fe-S cluster assembly protein gives MSETMEQAKTRIENAPWDGPQDDPKHKDLPDPCAHTVETAKSAHDEVGIPQEELDRITDALIAALKTIYDPEIPVDIYELGLIYKIDINSDREVDVEMTLTAPGCPVAGDMPVWVENALGAVEGVSLVRVKIVFTPPWDPSRMSDEARVALNMF, from the coding sequence ATGAGCGAGACCATGGAACAGGCAAAGACGCGGATCGAAAACGCCCCGTGGGACGGACCTCAGGACGATCCGAAGCACAAGGATTTGCCGGATCCGTGCGCGCATACGGTGGAAACGGCGAAGTCGGCGCATGATGAGGTCGGCATTCCGCAGGAAGAGCTTGACCGGATCACGGACGCGCTGATCGCCGCCCTGAAGACGATCTACGACCCGGAAATTCCGGTCGACATCTACGAGCTTGGCCTCATCTACAAGATCGACATCAATTCCGACCGCGAAGTGGACGTGGAAATGACGCTGACAGCGCCGGGATGTCCCGTGGCGGGCGATATGCCGGTTTGGGTGGAAAATGCGCTCGGCGCGGTGGAAGGCGTGAGCCTCGTGCGCGTGAAGATCGTGTTCACGCCGCCGTGGGATCCATCTCGGATGTCGGACGAGGCGCGTGTCGCGCTCAACATGTTCTGA
- a CDS encoding cysteine desulfurase, with amino-acid sequence MTLIEKDIAAASYDLEAIRRDFPALSLEVYGKPLVYLDNAASAQKPKVVLDAILKSYSEEYANVHRGLHYLANAATAAYEGGRERVAKFLNAPSSEQIVFTKNASEAINLVAASFGGLHLKEGDEVLLSIMEHHSNIVPWHFHRERRGVVLNWVPVTDEGEFRLEDFEAALTPKTKIVAITHMSNVLGTTTPIKDICRIAHAHGAYVLIDGSQGAVHCDVDVQDIDCDFYVITGHKLYGPTGIGALYAKREHLEAMPPFLGGGEMIETVTRDAIRYNDPPYRFEAGTPMIAQAAGLTAALDYIDSIGKAKIRAHELDLLRYAEEQLKPFNSLRFIGSAREKGAILSFAMEGAHSHDVATILDRSGIAVRAGSHCAEPLLARFGLTSTCRASFALYNTRAEVDALVEGLQKAERFFR; translated from the coding sequence ATGACCCTGATTGAGAAAGACATCGCGGCTGCTTCCTACGATCTGGAAGCGATCCGCAGAGACTTCCCGGCGCTTTCGCTCGAAGTCTACGGCAAGCCGCTCGTCTATCTCGACAACGCGGCGAGCGCGCAGAAGCCGAAAGTTGTGCTCGACGCGATTCTGAAATCTTATTCCGAAGAATATGCGAACGTGCACCGCGGGCTGCACTACCTCGCGAACGCGGCGACGGCGGCATACGAAGGCGGCCGCGAGCGCGTGGCGAAGTTCCTCAACGCGCCGAGTTCGGAGCAGATCGTCTTCACGAAGAATGCGAGCGAGGCCATCAACCTCGTCGCCGCGTCTTTCGGCGGGCTTCATCTGAAAGAGGGCGACGAAGTGCTGCTCTCGATCATGGAGCATCACTCGAACATCGTGCCCTGGCATTTCCACCGCGAGCGGCGCGGCGTCGTTCTCAACTGGGTGCCGGTCACGGACGAGGGCGAGTTTCGTCTTGAGGATTTCGAGGCAGCGCTCACGCCGAAAACTAAGATCGTCGCCATCACGCACATGTCGAACGTGCTCGGCACAACGACGCCGATCAAGGACATCTGCCGCATCGCGCACGCGCACGGCGCCTATGTGCTGATAGACGGCAGCCAGGGCGCGGTGCATTGCGACGTCGACGTGCAGGACATCGACTGCGATTTCTACGTCATCACCGGACACAAGCTTTACGGCCCGACGGGCATCGGCGCGCTCTATGCCAAGCGCGAGCATCTCGAAGCGATGCCGCCTTTCCTCGGCGGCGGCGAAATGATCGAGACCGTCACGCGGGACGCGATCAGGTACAACGACCCGCCCTACCGCTTCGAGGCAGGCACCCCGATGATCGCACAGGCGGCGGGGCTGACGGCTGCGCTCGACTATATCGACAGCATCGGCAAGGCGAAGATCCGCGCGCACGAACTCGATTTGCTGCGCTACGCCGAGGAGCAGCTGAAGCCGTTCAATTCGCTGCGCTTCATCGGTAGCGCGCGCGAAAAGGGCGCAATCCTTTCCTTCGCGATGGAGGGAGCGCACAGCCACGACGTGGCGACGATTCTCGACCGTTCGGGCATCGCGGTCCGCGCGGGCAGCCACTGCGCGGAGCCGCTGCTCGCACGCTTCGGGCTGACATCGACCTGCCGGGCATCCTTCGCCCTTTACAACACGCGCGCCGAAGTAGACGCGCTCGTCGAAGGGCTACAGAAAGCGGAGCGTTTTTTCAGATGA
- the sufD gene encoding Fe-S cluster assembly protein SufD has protein sequence MTIHQTITAAATPAEQRFLDLYASVSGRLPGADVPAVRAWREEALDAFAALGVPHRRVEAWKYTDLRALMTTVHPLGGLDGAEQVDVNASLGRTLANVESYRVVFAGGKFRPDLSTLQGAPGISFKPLCSKLKSESEAGDALAALTLPKGDVVAALSTTFATSGALISIAPGRKLDKPIHFIVIAPGEGNAYALRNAITLGDGAEASIIETHLGAGASQAWSFTALEIGKGATLKHARLTQSEASLHLSSATVTLGEGAVYEPTHAAIGGALTRSEGTIRFTGPHARATYNAAILARGRSHVDFTLVVDHAAPHCESRELVKAVLDDRARAVFQGKVAVQRGAQKTDGKQMANALLLSNDAEFDSKPELEIFADDVVCGHGATAGQLDEDLMFYLQARGIPETQARALLIAAFVGAALDTVDNEGLHAALDEKVAAWLAAK, from the coding sequence ATGACCATTCATCAGACAATCACGGCCGCGGCCACGCCGGCAGAACAGCGCTTCCTCGACCTCTACGCGAGCGTAAGCGGCAGGCTGCCGGGTGCGGACGTTCCGGCGGTCAGAGCATGGCGCGAGGAAGCGCTCGACGCCTTCGCTGCGCTGGGCGTGCCGCATCGCCGCGTTGAAGCGTGGAAATACACCGACCTTCGCGCGCTGATGACCACGGTGCATCCGCTCGGTGGACTCGACGGCGCGGAGCAGGTCGATGTCAATGCGTCTCTCGGCCGAACGCTTGCAAACGTCGAATCCTATCGCGTCGTGTTCGCGGGCGGCAAATTCCGCCCCGATCTTTCGACCCTTCAAGGCGCGCCGGGCATCTCTTTCAAGCCGCTTTGCAGCAAACTGAAATCGGAAAGCGAAGCCGGAGACGCCCTTGCGGCACTCACCCTGCCGAAAGGTGATGTCGTCGCCGCGCTTTCGACGACGTTCGCGACTTCGGGCGCGCTGATTTCCATTGCGCCTGGCCGGAAACTCGACAAGCCGATCCACTTTATCGTCATCGCGCCGGGCGAAGGGAATGCCTATGCGCTGCGCAATGCGATCACGCTCGGCGACGGCGCGGAAGCTTCGATCATCGAGACGCATCTCGGCGCGGGCGCCTCGCAGGCATGGTCTTTCACGGCGCTCGAAATCGGCAAGGGCGCCACACTCAAGCACGCCCGACTGACCCAGAGCGAAGCCTCGCTGCATCTGTCCTCCGCCACCGTCACGCTTGGTGAAGGCGCGGTTTACGAGCCGACTCACGCAGCAATCGGCGGCGCGCTGACCCGCTCGGAGGGAACGATCCGTTTCACCGGACCGCATGCGCGCGCAACCTATAACGCTGCCATTCTGGCGCGCGGTCGCAGTCATGTCGATTTCACCCTCGTTGTCGATCACGCAGCGCCGCATTGCGAAAGCCGCGAACTCGTCAAGGCCGTGCTCGACGACCGCGCGAGAGCCGTTTTCCAGGGCAAGGTTGCCGTGCAGCGCGGCGCGCAGAAGACCGACGGAAAGCAGATGGCGAACGCGCTGCTCCTCTCGAACGACGCCGAATTCGATTCGAAGCCCGAACTTGAGATTTTTGCCGACGATGTCGTCTGCGGCCATGGCGCAACGGCGGGCCAACTCGACGAGGATCTGATGTTCTATCTGCAGGCGCGCGGCATCCCTGAGACGCAGGCGCGGGCGCTCCTCATCGCGGCGTTCGTCGGCGCGGCGCTCGATACGGTCGATAACGAAGGCTTGCACGCCGCGCTGGACGAAAAGGTTGCGGCATGGCTCGCTGCGAAGTAG
- the sufC gene encoding Fe-S cluster assembly ATPase SufC, translating into MLEIKDLRAEVDGKEILKGFSLTVPKGEVHAIMGPNGSGKSTLSYVLSGKEGYEVTGGSATWNGQDLFAMSPEERAQAGVFLAFQYPMEIPGVASLTFLRAAMNAHRKARGEAEISIPDFMRAVKTEAEKLGISMEMLKRPLNVGFSGGEKKRNEVLQMALLKPTLCLLDEMDSGLDIDAIRVAAEGVNRLRSPDTAMIVITHYQRLLNYIVPDVVHVMARGQVLRSGGKELALELEESGYASYGAEAA; encoded by the coding sequence ATGCTTGAAATCAAAGACCTTCGCGCGGAAGTCGACGGCAAGGAAATCCTGAAAGGCTTCAGCCTTACGGTGCCGAAGGGCGAAGTTCACGCCATCATGGGACCGAACGGCTCGGGAAAATCCACGCTTTCCTATGTCCTCTCGGGCAAGGAAGGCTACGAGGTAACGGGCGGTTCGGCCACATGGAACGGCCAGGATCTGTTCGCCATGTCGCCGGAAGAGCGCGCGCAGGCGGGCGTGTTCCTCGCGTTCCAGTACCCGATGGAAATTCCCGGCGTCGCGTCGCTGACCTTCCTTCGCGCGGCGATGAACGCGCATCGCAAGGCGCGCGGCGAAGCCGAAATCTCGATCCCGGACTTCATGCGCGCGGTGAAGACAGAGGCGGAAAAGCTCGGGATCTCCATGGAGATGCTGAAGCGTCCGCTCAACGTCGGTTTTTCCGGCGGCGAGAAGAAGCGTAACGAAGTGCTGCAAATGGCGCTGCTGAAGCCGACGCTCTGCCTCCTCGACGAAATGGATTCCGGGCTCGACATCGACGCGATCCGCGTCGCTGCCGAGGGCGTCAACCGTCTCCGCTCGCCCGATACGGCGATGATCGTCATCACCCACTATCAGCGCCTGCTGAATTACATCGTGCCTGATGTGGTGCACGTGATGGCGCGCGGTCAGGTGCTGCGCTCGGGCGGCAAGGAACTCGCGCTGGAACTGGAAGAGTCGGGCTACGCGTCCTACGGCGCCGAAGCGGCTTAA
- a CDS encoding DUF4267 domain-containing protein yields the protein MALILAALLGAFLCLIGTAMIWAPGNAVQAFGIDPSHLAANTDLMPALGARDISLGLIVLSLAVGRQARAAGFALLALSLVPLADYVIAAKSLGWTAAARHLIGFPVTLILGLILARRPT from the coding sequence ATGGCGCTGATACTGGCCGCATTGCTCGGCGCGTTTCTGTGCCTCATCGGCACCGCGATGATCTGGGCGCCGGGCAACGCCGTGCAGGCGTTCGGCATCGATCCGTCGCACCTGGCAGCGAACACGGACCTGATGCCAGCGCTCGGCGCGCGCGATATCTCTCTCGGGCTGATCGTGCTTTCGCTCGCGGTGGGGAGGCAGGCTCGGGCGGCGGGTTTCGCGCTTCTCGCGCTTTCGCTCGTGCCGCTCGCGGATTATGTGATCGCGGCGAAGTCGCTCGGCTGGACAGCGGCGGCGCGTCATCTGATAGGTTTTCCGGTGACGCTTATCCTCGGTTTGATTTTGGCACGGAGGCCAACATGA
- the sufB gene encoding Fe-S cluster assembly protein SufB: protein MAEQDTIERVSEIDVDKYKYGFTTDIETVRAPKGLSEEVVRFISAKKDEPEWLLEWRLEAYRRWRTMEEPTWARVHYQKIDYDDLYYYSAPKSAEKPKSLDEVDPELLRTYEKLGIPLREQAVLAGVEGAEVTAPRVAVDAVFDSVSVVTTFKDELAKAGVIFCPISEAVRDHPELVRKYLGSVVPTSDNYFATLNSAVYSDGSFVYVPEGVRCPMELSTYFRINEKNTGQFERTLIIADKGSYVSYLEGCTAPMRDENQLHAAVVELIALDDAEIKYSTVQNWYPGDKDGKGGVYNFVTKRGDCRGRNSKISWTQVETGSAITWKYPSCILRGDGSRGEFYSIAISNGRQQVDSGTKMIHLGKNTSSRIISKGISAGRSDNTYRGLVSAHRRATNARNFTQCDSLLIGDQCGAHTVPYIEAKNATAQFEHEATTSKISDDQLFYCLQRGLSEEEAVALIVNGFVRDVLQQLPMEFLAETQKLISISLEGSVG, encoded by the coding sequence ATGGCCGAACAGGACACGATCGAACGCGTCAGCGAAATCGATGTCGACAAGTACAAATACGGTTTCACGACCGACATCGAGACCGTCCGCGCGCCGAAAGGTCTGAGCGAGGAGGTCGTTCGCTTTATCTCGGCGAAGAAGGACGAGCCGGAATGGCTGCTCGAATGGCGGCTCGAAGCCTATCGCCGCTGGCGCACGATGGAGGAGCCCACCTGGGCGCGCGTGCACTATCAGAAGATAGACTACGACGATTTGTATTATTATTCCGCGCCGAAGTCGGCCGAAAAGCCGAAGAGCCTCGACGAGGTGGACCCGGAACTGCTTCGCACCTACGAGAAGCTCGGCATTCCGCTGCGCGAACAGGCCGTGCTTGCGGGCGTGGAAGGCGCGGAGGTTACAGCGCCGCGCGTGGCCGTGGATGCGGTGTTCGACAGCGTCTCCGTTGTGACGACCTTCAAGGATGAACTTGCGAAGGCGGGCGTGATCTTCTGCCCGATCTCGGAGGCCGTGCGCGACCATCCCGAACTCGTTCGCAAATATCTCGGCAGCGTCGTGCCCACCTCGGACAATTATTTCGCGACGCTGAACTCGGCGGTCTACTCCGACGGCTCGTTCGTCTACGTGCCCGAGGGTGTCCGCTGCCCGATGGAGCTTTCCACCTACTTCCGCATCAACGAGAAGAACACCGGACAGTTCGAGCGCACGCTCATCATCGCGGACAAGGGCTCCTATGTGAGCTACCTCGAAGGCTGCACCGCGCCGATGCGCGACGAGAACCAGCTTCACGCCGCCGTGGTCGAGCTGATCGCGCTCGACGATGCGGAAATCAAATATTCCACCGTTCAGAACTGGTATCCGGGCGACAAGGACGGCAAAGGCGGCGTCTATAATTTCGTGACGAAGCGCGGCGATTGCCGTGGCCGGAACTCGAAGATCTCGTGGACACAGGTCGAAACCGGCTCGGCGATCACGTGGAAATATCCGTCCTGCATCCTTCGCGGCGACGGCAGCCGCGGCGAGTTCTACTCCATTGCCATCTCGAACGGCCGCCAGCAGGTCGACTCGGGTACGAAAATGATCCATCTCGGCAAGAACACGTCGAGCCGCATCATCTCGAAGGGCATCTCGGCGGGCCGGTCGGACAACACCTATCGCGGGCTTGTCTCGGCGCACCGCCGCGCCACGAACGCACGTAATTTCACGCAGTGCGACAGCCTGCTCATCGGCGACCAGTGCGGCGCGCATACGGTGCCATACATCGAGGCGAAAAACGCAACGGCGCAGTTCGAGCACGAAGCGACGACGTCGAAGATCTCGGACGACCAGCTGTTCTACTGCCTCCAGCGCGGGCTTTCGGAGGAAGAAGCCGTGGCGCTGATCGTGAACGGCTTCGTGCGCGACGTGCTTCAGCAGCTTCCGATGGAGTTTCTGGCCGAAACGCAAAAGCTCATCTCGATCAGCCTCGAAGGCAGCGTGGGTTAA
- a CDS encoding cysteine desulfurase family protein, giving the protein MNVERVYLDYNATAPLRPEARAAMIDALDFVGNPSSIHGEGRASRAAVERARETVARAFGVKASAVTFTSGGTEAANWLLHPRGDAALAVSAVEHPCVLKGHRFAAESVRGLPVTAEGRLDLGALEEAVAPGVVVAVQAANNETGVLQPLREIAQLVREKGGTLVCDAVQAVGRMHLSELEQSDAVFFSAHKFGGPKGVGAAILRGCGEPPPAFVKGGGQERRLRSGTENVAAIAGLAAALEAALRDQEMLIAKCAAFRSKLEQRLQAIAPDAVIFGEGAGRLANTTCFAVPGRRADVMLMALDLEGVAVSSGSACSSGKVERSHVLTAMGAGENLAAGAIRVSTGWATRDEDIERFLAALEKICGRRETRSAA; this is encoded by the coding sequence TTGAACGTGGAGCGCGTGTATCTCGACTATAACGCGACGGCTCCGCTTCGACCGGAGGCGCGCGCGGCGATGATCGATGCACTGGATTTTGTCGGGAACCCCTCGTCGATCCATGGCGAAGGTCGCGCGTCTCGCGCGGCCGTGGAGCGAGCGCGCGAGACGGTGGCAAGGGCTTTTGGCGTGAAGGCTTCGGCTGTGACGTTCACCTCTGGTGGGACGGAGGCGGCGAACTGGCTGCTTCATCCGCGTGGCGACGCGGCGCTTGCCGTTTCGGCGGTCGAGCATCCCTGCGTGCTGAAAGGGCATCGTTTCGCGGCGGAGAGTGTGCGGGGTTTGCCGGTAACGGCGGAAGGTCGCTTGGATCTTGGCGCGCTCGAAGAAGCCGTGGCACCCGGCGTGGTCGTGGCGGTGCAGGCCGCGAACAACGAGACGGGCGTTCTCCAGCCGCTGCGCGAGATCGCGCAGCTCGTTCGCGAGAAGGGGGGAACGCTTGTTTGCGATGCGGTGCAAGCTGTCGGCCGGATGCATTTGTCGGAATTAGAACAATCCGACGCTGTTTTTTTCTCCGCGCACAAATTTGGCGGACCGAAAGGCGTTGGCGCGGCGATCTTGCGGGGCTGTGGGGAGCCGCCTCCCGCTTTTGTGAAAGGCGGCGGCCAGGAGCGCCGTTTGCGTTCCGGCACTGAAAACGTTGCTGCTATCGCCGGATTGGCCGCCGCGCTTGAGGCGGCTCTGCGCGATCAAGAGATGTTGATTGCCAAGTGTGCGGCATTTCGTTCGAAGCTGGAACAACGCTTGCAAGCTATCGCTCCGGACGCCGTCATTTTCGGCGAAGGCGCGGGCCGGCTGGCGAACACGACATGCTTCGCCGTTCCCGGAAGGCGCGCCGACGTGATGCTGATGGCGCTCGATCTCGAAGGCGTGGCGGTGAGTTCCGGTTCCGCATGCTCGTCGGGCAAGGTGGAGCGATCGCATGTGCTCACGGCGATGGGTGCGGGCGAAAATCTCGCGGCGGGCGCGATCCGGGTTTCGACCGGTTGGGCGACGCGCGATGAAGACATCGAGCGGTTTCTTGCCGCTCTGGAGAAGATTTGCGGCAGGCGCGAAACGCGCTCCGCCGCCTGA